The genome window GAATTTGTCCAGCAtcataaataattgaaaagcTTTAGTTAAACTTGAGTGCGTCAGGGTAGCAACTTGCAGGAAAAGTGCCTGAATGCCTGTTTAGCTGCATGAAATCAGATACTAACCCTCTGCTCCGATCCTTCCATCGCTGTCGTCATCCGCCGCCAAGATGAAGCTTTTGGTTTCAGCCTCAGTCAGCGTTCTTGCTCCCGGGACAAACCGCTGCAGGAAAAACCTAACACGAATGTCAATCAAGATGTGTTGTGTTAATAATTCAAACACAGCAAATCACAAAGACACACTATTTTACCACATCCCAACATAGCAAAAGGTGAATTATGTAACACCAAAAACATAACACTTAAACATGTATAATCCACACGGATTACAAAGGGATGGCTTTAATACAGCTGTGTGAGTTATTAGGTAGGCCCTAATCTCTCTGTCATGCACACTGTTCCATTTTACTATATCTTGAAATCAACAAATACAACATAAAAGATGTCCCCACTTCAGCTCCGATTCCTCCAGGTAGCCGCTGTTGTCCTCATCGAGGATTTGGAAGACATTCTGGATCTCCTGGGGCGTCTTGGAGGAGAGGCCACATAGTCCAAAGAACTTCTTGTGGCAGAATGAGTCTGGAGCTgtagaaagaaacaaacatcATAAAcagaattaattttttttttttttttttttacaatggaTGCCACTGCTAAGAGCTTTGCCCTTttgactgtgttttttttatgtatagcAAAGTCATGCAACCACCAAAAGGGACAGGATGATTGAAAAGCTTTTGCAATCATGGAGGTGGAGATAAGATGGTACTGTAGTGCACAAAAGTGAAATTAATGCAGCCAGAGAAAAGATTAGTAACCTTGTCTTTTGTTAGAGGTTACGGCAATCGCAGATTGATCTGTTTTATATTATAGTTTGTGGTCTGTGTGTCACCTTGACAGTCTTTCACAGCGTTTTCAATGTCTTCACCCGACAAGATGGAAGTGAGGGACATGCTGATTCTGcggagtgaaaagaaaaaccctGCAAATGAGACATTTCTCATCTTTCCCTCATTATTGACATTTATGCCAACCGTGTTAGTTAGCAAGCAAGTTgtgaaactttaattatttCAATTCACTTaaatttattacatttttatttctaacaAACTgcctggtaaaaaaaaaaagcaaatgctgCAAAGATTATAAAGCtaatttaaatatattcaaGATTGTGGGTGTTATTTACAGAGGCGGACAACTGCATTGCATCATCCAATATTCGTCTCCTAAATAAAGAAACCAAAATCTGAGTAAACCCTTCACCTCTGATCGAGCGCAGTGTGCAGCCTACTCC of Syngnathus acus chromosome 19, fSynAcu1.2, whole genome shotgun sequence contains these proteins:
- the pvalb9 gene encoding parvalbumin 9, producing MSLTSILSGEDIENAVKDCQAPDSFCHKKFFGLCGLSSKTPQEIQNVFQILDEDNSGYLEESELKFFLQRFVPGARTLTEAETKSFILAADDDSDGRIGAEEFQMMVLS